In Methanosarcina siciliae T4/M, one genomic interval encodes:
- a CDS encoding COG1361 S-layer family protein, translating into MKFAFPEKAPEAMKNGNKGLSFVAAVLLTATLLTSPASAVIVSGDTHLQVEVSEITPNPARPGEDLLITVNIENTGDEPAENVIIGIEELDPFIFKYSTSDVYGSGTNTERTFQIEQIRQRSKVQVDFHFRVNSEAKSGDYQLEFTIKDDSGTSFSKRIPIRVEGNPDLVLTDTGIFPVNAENSSSGALVPGEEFYLRTTVKNAGNGDAKNVRVILDLNGSSPVISLQDNVRFFENLGAGSVENLSFKLLLGSNAGVQPYKIPLRITASNEAETLQIDKSQEIGVNVLNRAKINIASLKFDPEIPEKGQQASMILRLENVGDGEARFVKARLEGLDGGGNTYAFLGKLKKDDDAPAVFIFIPEKAGEQEVTLFVEYEDDFGAHQLSENLKFNVIRTKTSIVPIVLGAVIVLAAAGFYLKKKGKI; encoded by the coding sequence ATGAAGTTTGCCTTTCCAGAAAAAGCCCCGGAGGCTATGAAAAATGGAAATAAAGGATTGAGTTTTGTAGCGGCGGTACTGCTAACAGCCACTCTTCTGACTTCGCCTGCATCTGCAGTTATCGTTTCAGGAGATACTCATCTTCAGGTTGAAGTCTCGGAAATAACCCCTAACCCTGCGAGGCCCGGAGAAGACCTGCTTATAACAGTCAATATAGAAAATACCGGTGATGAGCCTGCAGAGAATGTGATAATAGGGATTGAAGAACTTGACCCTTTTATCTTTAAGTACAGCACCTCGGATGTGTACGGTTCCGGGACCAATACCGAACGCACTTTTCAAATCGAACAGATAAGGCAGCGTTCGAAGGTCCAGGTGGACTTCCATTTCAGGGTCAACTCCGAAGCAAAATCTGGAGATTACCAGCTTGAATTTACTATCAAAGATGACAGCGGAACAAGCTTTTCAAAAAGGATTCCTATTCGAGTGGAGGGAAACCCTGATCTTGTGCTCACAGATACCGGGATCTTTCCGGTAAATGCGGAAAATTCCTCTTCCGGAGCCCTTGTCCCGGGGGAGGAATTTTACCTCAGGACTACAGTCAAAAATGCAGGGAACGGAGATGCGAAAAACGTCCGTGTTATCCTCGACCTGAACGGCTCTTCTCCGGTAATTTCCCTGCAGGATAATGTCCGTTTCTTTGAAAACCTGGGTGCCGGAAGTGTCGAAAACCTGTCTTTCAAACTCCTTTTAGGCAGCAATGCAGGCGTGCAGCCTTACAAGATTCCTCTCCGGATAACCGCCTCAAACGAAGCCGAAACCCTTCAGATCGACAAGTCCCAGGAAATAGGAGTGAATGTACTGAACCGGGCGAAAATAAATATTGCAAGCCTTAAATTCGACCCTGAGATACCTGAAAAAGGCCAGCAGGCTTCCATGATCCTGAGGCTTGAAAATGTGGGGGATGGAGAAGCCCGTTTTGTGAAAGCCAGGCTCGAAGGGCTTGATGGAGGCGGCAATACATATGCTTTTCTTGGAAAACTAAAAAAAGACGATGATGCCCCTGCAGTCTTTATCTTCATTCCTGAAAAGGCAGGAGAACAGGAGGTAACCCTGTTTGTGGAGTACGAGGACGATTTCGGGGCCCATCAGCTCAGTGAAAACCTGAAGTTCAATGTGA